Part of the Aquimarina sp. TRL1 genome, TCATTGTAGCTCCTTCAAACTCTAAAGCAATAGCCTCTGGAAATGCTTTAACCTGATCTCTAAACAAGTCTACAACTGTCTTATCACTAGGGTATGATACTTCCGTGTTATTAAAAAGAGTTAGTAATTCCTCTTTTTCTTCTTTACCTAAATAGGTTAACTCTCCTAAAGTTTTTACTCCACTTGTAATACTACTTAATAATTGATAAATGTGTTTTTCAATCATTACTACCACATCATCGGGTAGTATCGTATTATTATAAGTCAGCTTTATTGATATTCCTTCTTCTGTATCAAAAACACAGAGCGATAATGTATAATTTGTGTTTCCTTTACTTTCTATGTTTTTTATGGTTAAATCAAAAGAAGTATTATCCAAATTTTCTATCGGATAATTTTCAAAAACCATAAGGGTATCAAAACAAGGACTCGATACAACAGACTGCTTTTCTATCTCTAGCAATGATAAATAACCATGATCCTCTCTTCCTATTGTGTGACCTCGCTGTAATTCTTGTAACCAATCTACAATATTTGCCTGACTTTCTATATGACTACATACTGGAATAGTATTTATATATAATCCTACTTTGTCTGCAATTCCTTCTACATCAGAATTCCTACCTGATATTGTTGCTCCAAAAGTAACAGCTGAAATCCCTGTATACTTAGATAACAAATAACTCCATGTCCCCTGCAATACCGTGCTAGTGGTAATATGGTTCTGTTCTGCAAAACTATTTATCTGATTACTAACTTCTTTAGAAATTAACAAAGTCCTCTCTGAGTTCCCAAATGTTTTATTTCTTTCTGAAACATTCCCAGTAAAAGGAAGATAAGTAGCTTGCTCTATACCCGAAAGATATCCTCTCCAATAAGCTAGCCCTTCAGTTCTATTTTGACTATTTATATAATCTATATGAGAACGATAATTATCCGTACTCAATACTGTCAACTCTGTACCATTTACCATTTGCTGGTAAACTTCTATAAAATTGCTCATCAACTTGGCAAATGACCAACCATCCCATAATATATGGTGATTAGTAAAAACCATACGAACTGTATCGGAATCTACCTTAAATAGTGTTATTCTGAAAAGAGGTTCCTTCTCAAAATCAAAATTTGTCTGTTTGTCTTTTTCCAAAAATGATTGAATCGCTACTTCTTTCTCCCCTGCTGAATAGGACGTATAATCATACATCTGAACAGGTAGTTCCATTGACTCATATACACATTGTACGGGAATAGCTAATTCATTGGCATAAATACAACTTCTTAAAGTACTGTGTCCGTCCATTAAGACCTTCCAACTTTTCAGAAAAGAATCTTTTGAAAAATTACCTACTAGATCACAGTGAAGTTGAACCAAATAAGCCGTATCCTCAGGATTGTATAAACTATGAAATAGCATCCCTTGTTGTAAAGCCGTCAACGGATAAATATCCTCTATTTTAGAATTAAGTAACCTTTCTCTACCCAGTTTAAAGTTTACCAGATTCGTATAGGAAATTTTTGAAGGTAACCCATAATCTCCTGGTGTTTTTTCTCTGTCCGAAAGACCTTTACAATGATGTATAATTGATCGTAGAATCTTATCAAATTTATCGGACAACGTTTTTATTGTATTTTCCTCGTATCGATGACTATCATAACTCCAGTTTATCTCTAACTGCCCCTGAACTATAATACTATTGATTGCAATTTTATTAGGATTCTGATTTTTTAAACCAACTACTTCTCCTGTATTTTCGTTGGATATCGATAGTACAGAGTTCTCAGATGCATTATAATGATCAAAATCACCTAAATAGTTAAAAATAAGATCTTCATACTGCAATGACAATTCTTCTCTTATTTCTTCCTCTGACAGGTATCGCAATATTGGATAATTGATCCCTTTCTTAGGGATTTCTCTAAGGCTATCTTTTGTTCTTGAAATAAGATCTTCATAACTAACCGTGCCTGATGAAGGAACCGATAAACAAACAGGGTACAAACTAGTAAACCAACCTATTGTTCTGCTCAAATCAACATCTCTGAATAACTCTTCCCGTCCATGCCCCTCTAAACCTATAACAAACTCAGATGATGAAATCCATCCTTCCATGGTTTTTGACAAAGCACTTAATAAGATATCATTAATCTCTGTCCCATAGGCATGGTGAATCTCTTGTGTTAAAGACGTTGTATCTGCTCTAGATAATCGTGTTTGAATTGTATGCGTTTGCTCATAAGTTGTCTCTATATCACTAGAAAAGTCAACAGGTAAAGGTCTATACTTAGACAGCACTTCTTTCCAATAACTATATTCTAATTGTGTGGATGGTAAAACGGCATACTCTTGTAATTTTTCTGTCCACTGACGATAAGAAGTCCCTTTTGCCGGTAAAATAGTTGAACCCTCTATAGCCTCTTTAGATAATAAAACCTCTAAATCTTCAAGTAAAACTCGCCACGAAATACCATCTATGGCTAGGTGATGAATGGTTAAAAATAATCTATTCTTCTTTTCTGTATGTGGCGTATGAATCAGTAATGCTCGTAAAAGATCCCCTTCTTTGATATTTAATTCTGATTGATAGCTATTACACAAATCAGGTATTTCGGATAATGATGCAACACTACATGCTGATGGCTTTCCTATAAAATTACTATAACGCTGTTCTACCCCTTCTAAGGAGAAATCATACTTTAAACGTAAGGCATCATGATGATGAAATAATTGAAGAAAACATACTGCTAACCTATCAATAGATATAGACTTAGGAATTGTAAGAATAAGTGATTGGTTATAATGATTCGATGCCTTATAATCTTGTTCAAAAAAGTAATGTTGGATAGGATGCAAAGGTACCTCTCCTGATAAAAGCCCCTCTTCTGTTACCGTATCAAAAGCCAACTGTAAATTCGAACAAATACCGGATATTGTCTGATAATCAAAAATATCTTTAACCTGATAGTGTATGTCTAATGATTTACTTTTACTAACTAACTGAATCGCTTTTATAGAGTCCCCTCCTAATTCAAAGAAATTATCCTCAACTCCTATCTTTGCTATACCTAAAAGCTCTTCCCAAACTGATACTAATTCTTTTTCTTCTTCCGTGGTTGGAGCTACATAGTTATTAATCCTACTAAAAGAAGTTTCTGGTGCTGGTAATGCTTTCTTATCTATCTTCCCATTATGTGTCAAAGGAAAGTCCTCTAAGAAAACATAAACCCCGGGAACCATATAATCAGGAAGCTTTTCTGATAAATAACGCTTTAACTCCTGATGTTCAATATCGTCCGATAAAACTGTTTTGATATAAGCAACTAATCGCTTATGACCACTATTATCAGGTATAGCTACTACTATAGATTGCTGGATACTTTCTTTGGTGGCTATGATTGATTCTATCTCTCCTAATTCGATTCGGTAACCTCGAATCTTTACCTGATTATCTTTCCTTCCTATAAACTCTAAGGTGCCATCAGGTAGCCATCTGGCTAAGTCTCCCGATTTATAAACCCGTTCTCCTTTCTTAAAAGGATGGGCTACAAATCGTTCTGCCGTTAAATCCGGACGATTTAAATATCCTCTAGCTAATTGAGTACCTCCTATATATAATTCTCCTGTGACTCCAATCGGTAATAGTGATAAGTCTTCCGATAAAACATAAACAGAAGTATTAGGAAGTGGAGAACCTATAGAAATATTATCTACTTTTTCTTCAAAATTAGTTGTACTGTAATGCGTACTGTATATTGTCGCTTCTGTTGGTCCATAAACATTTTCTACAAGCGCACTTATATTTAATTTATTGTATTTTTTTACCATATTAGCAGGTAATACTTCTCCTGCTACATGAAAATACTTTAAAGAGGGTAATTTTAGTTCTTTATATGTACTAAGCTCTTCTAAAAGAATTGAAAACATGGAAGGAACAACATTTACATGTGTTATTTTATGCTTTTCTATCCTATTTAAGATTCCATGCCTTTCTTTTTCTACTCCATTTGGAAGAATTACCAAATTCCCTCCTCCTTTTATCCAACCAAATAACTCATGGACAGACACATCAAAAGTATAATTGGTTTTTAGCAGAATTTTATCTCCTTTATTAATTGGGTAAACATCTTGTATATTACACAAAAATGAGTTTAATGACTTATGCGCTATCATCACCCCTTTAGGCGTTCCTGTAGTTCCAGAAGTGTATATTATATACACCAACTGATCTGGACTTATTTTAACCTCTGGAATCGATACACTTTGTCCTTGTAATATTTGTTCTCCTTGATCCAGTAAAACAGAGGTCTTTACCAGCTTGTTTTCTTTGAAGAGGTGTAATACATCAGAATGTGTGACAACCAAACTCGCATTTGTATCCTGTAAAATAAAATCAATACGCTCCTGTGGGTATGAAGGATCTATTGGAACATAAGCCCCTCCTGCCTTAATAATTCCTAAGATACCAACTACCATGGCTAATGACCTATCAATACATATAGGAACTAATGTCTCTTTTCCAATTCCTTGTTCTATTAAATAATGCGCTAGCTGATTCGACCTCTCTTCTAACTCCCTATAGCTCATTGTAGCTCCTTCAAACTCTAAAGCAATAGCCTCTGGAAATGCTTTAATCTGATCTCTAAACAAGTCTATAACTGTCTTATCGCTAGGGTATGATACTTCCCTGTTATTAAACTTTTCTAATAACAGCTTTTCCTGATTTTTTGGTACAATTGAAACACTAGTCAATAATTCATTTAAATTACCCTCAAACTGTCTCAAGACATGGAACAAACTATTAATTAATCCTTCAATATCTTCTTGATTAAAATATGCCTCCTGATAATCCACTTGTAATTCTAAAGGGTGATTTTTTCCATAATCACACCAGCGGATCGATATTGGCGCTTCTAAATTAGATACACTAGTCAAGTGTTTAGTAACAACAGTCACCCCAGAAGAAAGCTCTTCCAGAAAATCAAAAGGTTCGTAATTCACAACAATATCATATAATTGATGCCTATTTTGCTTCATTAAACCAAGTTCTCGATTTAAATGAGAAATAGGGTACCTACGATGCCTATAGTCTTTTCGTTGAGCTTGTTTTATTGTTGTTATTAACTCTAATAATGTTTGAGTTTCATCATATTCTCCTTTGAATGGAAGTACAGAAGAAAACATACCTACCGTTTTCCGTTCCTCTCTGCTTCCTCTGTTATGTATTGGTACCCCAAAACAAAAAACATCATTTTTAGTACTTTTACCAAAGTATATAATTAATGAAGCCAAAGTAAATTGTTGTAAACTAACTTTTGTACTCTTTACTAATTTTTCATATAGAGATCTATCAGATTCTGGAATAGAAAAAGAAATGCGATTTCCTCCATTATTTTTTCTCTTTTTTGAATGATTTAGAAGTGAATTCGGGATGTTCTCATACTTTGTCTTCCAAAAGTTCTTATCGTTTATATAGTCCTCTGATTTATGATAATTCGAACTTCTTATAACTGCATCATAGTATAAGGGTATCTGCTTATCTTCAATTTTCTCTTCCCCTATTTTTTGCCTATCATATTCCTGAACTATATAATTATTTTTAATCATAAAACTGTATCCATCAACCAATAAGTGGTGAAAGCACATAAACAACCAATGTTCATCTTCAGCAATTTCTATAAGAGTGTACCTATATAAATCATCAGTATATATATTAAATGCTGCGTTAAATTGATTTTGCATCCAATTTTTTGCTGTTTTTTCAGGATTTTTTTCTCTTGAAAAGTTTAGCTCATTTACATGAATTTTATCAACTTTTTCTTTTAATTGAAACTGAGGAATTTCTTTATCTAAATCAAATTCGAAGTTAAAAACGTCAAATTTATGAGGTAATTCTTGAATAATTTTTATTAATAATTTAGTTTCAATACCTCCCTTTAGAGAGATATAACCTCCTACATTATATAAAGAACTTTTATTATTTATTATTTGTCCGTAGTATATTTCTTGCTGCGCAAGGTGTATTTCGTTTTTCAATATTTTTGATTTTAAGAATTTCATATAATGACTGAAAATACATATCTGACCCTGATTAAATTCTATTAAAATTTTGGTAATAAAATCTTAATTTATCTAGCCTTTTGAACGGTTTCGTAAATTTTAGATTAGAGAGAATTTACTATTTAAAAAAAGACATGTAAGAACAATCACATTATGAAGGAAATAGAAGAAAATCTAATTTATTAACTATCATCTCCAATCTTACTATTGCGATCAGAGGAAACCACTTTAAATTGTTTCTGCGAGACAAACCTTGGGGGTAATTAACCTCATAAAATAAAAATCAGACAAAATTGTCTCGCTCGAGAAAAAAACACCCTGAAAGTAGCGGGAACAGGACTCGAACCTGTGACCTTCGGGTTATGAGGGCGAAAATCACACCCTTAAATACCATAATTATCAATGTTTCGTATTTTTAAAAATTGTAAAAACATGTAAAAAAAGCCCCACCTAAAGATCTAAAAGGAATCTTCTTTTAATTTTAAAAACTATGTCGTTATAGGTATACAATAATACTGCACTCTAAATGATTTTAGCACCACTAATTTGTAAAATAAAAAGATAAAACAAAGCTATCTAAAACCAAATAAGATAACATGACCATTTTGAAGTTGTTAGATTTACTGGCACAATAAGTTAAGCTCATTTTTATCTTAAATAACTTAGCAAAATGAAACGAAGAAAACTCAGTAAAGAGTTTAAAATTAAAGCAGTAGAATTGAGCAATGTTCAAGGTAACACCAAAGAGATTGCCATGGAGCTGAGCATCAGTTCAGATCTCATTTACAGGTGGCGTAGAGAGTTAGAACTTCATCCTGATTTAGTATTTAGTGATAACGGAGTTAAACAATTAACAGAAGATCAAAAAGAGTTAGAGCAATTACGTAAACAACTCAAGGATGTCACCATGGCAAGAGATATCTTAAAAAAGGCCGTGAGCATCTTCTCCAAGAGCGATCGGAAGTATTGAAATTTATCAAAGATCACAATAGAAAATATCTGATTGGGAAGATGTGTAACGTTTTTTAAAATTAGCAAGAATAGTTCTTACTGGAGTAAGAATTATATTCCATCAGATAGAGATGGAGAAAAAGGTATGTTACTTTCTGATATTCACCGTATTTGTAAGCGAAGTAAATCTACTTAGGTAGTCCTAGAATTACAGAGGAACTCAAAGCAAAAGGGTTTAAGGTATCTAGACACAGAGTAGTCGATTGATGAGAAAATATGGGATTAAAGCAGTTAGTAAAAAGAGATTTATTGTCACAACAGATTCTAAGCATCAATAAAAAGAAAAATTGACAAGTCTACTCAGTTAATATAAACCATACAATTCTTTAATTCAAAAATCTTCAAAACAGACAAATCAGACTAAACAAAAAAGCACCTATCTAAGGCGTTTTAAAAAAGTTACATTATAAAACCAGAATATATCGAGGGGGTAAAATCACTTCTTACATATTAAACGAAACAAGCTTACCTTCAAAACAAAATCAAAACAAAGCAACAAAAAAACAATAAAAAAACAATAAAAAGCTATTTAATTAACACAAAAATCAAACAAAAGCCATAAAATAGATTATTTGTAAAAAACAATAAAGAAAAAGTTAAAAAACACAAACAATAGTTAAAAAAATATGAAATAAGATCTAAAAAAGGAAGAATATCCTTTTTATAATTACATTCGATCTCATGATCACACAAAAATAAAACCTTAAAAAAACAATTTATGAAAACCAATTTTATCACTAAGGCAATTTTGGTGATAATAGTATTCTTATTATCTCAATCCTGTGAAAAGGATGATGAAGTAGACTCCATTATTTCTAATTCCTCACTTAAAACTAATAATATCAAAAAAAACAAACCTCATTATTCTTTATCAAGATGGATGGATGAGATGCCTGGACACATGAAACTTTCTGGACTGAGTATTCCTGGAACACATGATTCTGGAGCAAGATACGATTCTCCATATTATTCTGGTACAGCAAAATGCCAAGATTTAACAATCGGAGAACAATTAAAGCAAGGCACCCGATTTCTAGATATCAGATGTAGACGTATTAATAATCGTTTTACTATACATCATGGACCTGTTTATCAAAAAATTAATTTTACAGATGTACTAGACTATTGCTATGATTTTTTAAACAAAAACCCTTCAGAGACCATTATTATGTCTTTAAAAGAAGAGCACACTCCTAGTAATAGCAATATGTCATTTGAAGCTATTTTTGATTCTTATATTAATAAAAACCCTACAATGTGGTATTTAGGAAAAGATATCCCCATATTAGAGATTGCAAGAGGACGAATTGTATTAGTAAGAAGATTTCATGCGGCTAGAACACCTAAAGGTATAGACGCTAACCCTTCTCTTTGGGAAAACAACTCCTCTTTTTTCATATTTAATGGTTCCCAAATTTTACGAGTTCAGGATGAATACGAGGTATCAGATACTCACCAAAAATGGAGTGATATAATAGGCTTATTTTCTGAAGCTCTAAATGACCGCAATCGCCACGTAATGTACATTAACTTTACCAGTGGGTATTCCGGTCTTATTCCCAATATCCCCAGTGTCGCCAATGAAATTAACCAAGAACTAACAAGTTATTTCCGTCATAGTCCACGTGGCAGATATGGATCGATCTTAATGGATTTTGCAGAAGAAAGTAAAAATAGATTAATTATTGACACTAATTTTATTAACCATAAATCGTGAGATTCGAAGACATCTTTTCAACTCATAATCATTAAAAACATATCAAATCCCAAGATTGGAATACCTGGTTTTGTTGTGACGGTTTTTAAAAGCTTTTTACTTTTAATATTAACTTATAATTGTTGCAATAATCAATTTCATTAAGAAAAAAAATTCAATCCCTTTTAAACCTAGTGGAAGAAGATTTTAATTTCTTGACTAAATAGAGGCGTAATAGATGATTTAAAACGCTTTTCAGTTCAATTACGGGAAGAAACTTTTCAATACAATATGTATGAAACGCTTAAAACACCAACTCTAAAGGAGGTCATTTATTAATTATAAAATTTTAGAACATGAAACAATTAATTTTCAAACAAGTTTTAACCATTATTCTGTTCTGTCAATCTTTATCAATTTTTAGCCAACAAGGAAATGACTGGATGAGTTATTTACATCCAGAAACTAATGTTTCTAACATAACAATTCCGGGTACACATGATACTGGAGCCTATGGAAAAGCCGATTTAACAGGGGTTCAGAATATCATTCATCACTCAACTTACATTACCCAAAATTTATCGTTTTATGAGCAATTAAATAACGGAATACGTTTTTTTGACATTCGATTGAAAGAAAGCGACTCTCATATACCTGGAGATCCTATAATTGTTCATGGTATCATAAAATTTCATACTAGATTTAAAAGAGATGTACTAAGTGCTATCAAAAGGTTTTTTAATGAAAATAAAAACGAAGCACTTATTATGACTATCCAAAGCGATCAAGGAAGTGCAAGTAAACTTGCAACTGAACTCAAAAATATAATTAAAGACCCTATATATAGTAATTTGTTTTTCACGGACAATAGACTTCCTAAACTTAAAGAATTAAGAGGTAAAATATTATTAATTACAAAAAAACTTAATCATGTACCAGGTATTCATTATAAGCATGAAGATAATGTTACTTCGGTCGCAAATAC contains:
- a CDS encoding transposase, with protein sequence MKRRKLSKEFKIKAVELSNVQGNTKEIAMELSISSDLIYRWRRELELHPDLVFSDNGVKQLTEDQKELEQLRKQLKDVTMARDILKKAVSIFSKSDRKY
- a CDS encoding phosphatidylinositol-specific phospholipase C → MIIVFLLSQSCEKDDEVDSIISNSSLKTNNIKKNKPHYSLSRWMDEMPGHMKLSGLSIPGTHDSGARYDSPYYSGTAKCQDLTIGEQLKQGTRFLDIRCRRINNRFTIHHGPVYQKINFTDVLDYCYDFLNKNPSETIIMSLKEEHTPSNSNMSFEAIFDSYINKNPTMWYLGKDIPILEIARGRIVLVRRFHAARTPKGIDANPSLWENNSSFFIFNGSQILRVQDEYEVSDTHQKWSDIIGLFSEALNDRNRHVMYINFTSGYSGLIPNIPSVANEINQELTSYFRHSPRGRYGSILMDFAEESKNRLIIDTNFINHKS